GTAATCGTTTCGCCTTCCTTGACGCTTTCATGCACGGCGCCGACGGCGTTGGCGAGAATGACGTTGCCGGAGGTTTCCTTGACGATGGTCAGCGCCTGCAAAATCGGCACGCCGGAACTGACGAGCGTGCCCAGGGTGCGGGTAAAGCGCGAGATGGCCACCTTGCTGATCACCGGGCCTACGACCGGCATCTTGAGCTTGAACTTGTCCCAGACCCGCCGGCCGAACTTGGTTCGGATGAAGAGCATGAAGCCGATAAAGACCGCGGCCACGCCGATGGCGGTGTAAACAAAATGCGTCCGGATGGTGTCGCTGACGTTCAATACGAAGGTCGTGAAGGCCGGCAAGGGACGGCCTTCGCCAAGCCCCGCGAACACTTCCTTGAACTTGGGAATGACGACCACGGTCAGCACGGCGAGAATGGCCACGGCCACCACGAGCACGGCCACGGGATAAAACATGGCCGCAATCACCTTGCCCTTGATCTTCTGCGCCTTTTCCTGAAATTCCGCGAGGCGGTTCAACACCACTTCCAGCACGCCGCCCAGCTCGCCGGCCTTGACCATGTTCACGTAAAGGCGGTTGAAAATCTTGGGATGCTGCGCCAGCGCCTCGGAGAAAGTGCTGCCGCCTTCCACGGAGAGGGCAAGCTCCCCGACCGTGCGCCGCAGCGTGGGATTGCGCTCCTGTTTTTCCAGCACGCGCAGCCCGCGCAGCAAGGGCAAACCGGCATCCACCAGTGTGGCCAGCTGGCGGGTGAACGTCGTCAGAACCTTGGATTTGACGCCGCTGGTGCCAGGGATCTTCAGGTTGAAGTTGATCTGCCCCTTTTTCTTCGCCCCGGGCTTGGCGGCCACCTTGGCCTTGCCCTTCTTGTCGCCCTTCTCCTTGGGCTTGTCCACCTCCACGATCTTGGTGGGGAACAAGTTCATGTCCCGCACGCGGGCGATGGCTTCGTTCTGGGAAGCGACCTCGAGGACGCCCTTCTGCTCCTTCCCCTTTTGGTCCATCGCGATGTAACTGAACTTGGGCATGGCAGGATTGAGTTAAGTGTATTTGACGACTTCCTCGATACTCGTATCACCCTCGAAGATGCTGCGCAAGCCGTCCTCCCGCAGCGTCACCATTCCGAGTTCGACGGCCTTTTGTCGCACCACCACGGTGGGGGCGCGCTCATTGATGAGGGAGCGGACCGCGTCGCTGATGACCAGCAACTCATAAATGCCTTTGCGCCCCTTATATCCGGTGTCATTGCAATTCGAACAGCCGCGGCCGTAGTAGAAAAGCTTGTCGCCCAGGTCATGGGGCGAAAGATTTAACATGGCCAGCTGGGCCTCAGTGGGCTCGAACGGCGTCTTGCAATTGGCGCAGACGCGGCGCACCAGCCGCTGGGCGAGCACCGCCACCAGGGTGGAGGAAATCAGGAACGGCTCCACCCCCATGTCAATCAGACGGGTCACCGCACCGGGCGCGTCGTTGGTGTGCAGGGTGCTGAGCACCAAGTGACCGGTAAGCGAAGCCTGGATGGCGATTTGGGCCGTTTCCACGTCGCGCATTTCCCCGACCATGATGATATCCGGATCCTGACGCAGGAATGAGCGCAACGCCTTGCTGAACGTCATGCCGACCGCTTCATTCACGGCGACCTGCATGACGCCTTCCAAATCAAATTCAACCGGGTCCTCGGCCGTGAGCAGTTTGGTGTCGATCACGTTCACCCGCCGCAGGCAGGAATACAGCGTGGTCGTTTTGCCGGAGCCCGTTGGCCCGGTCACCACGAAAATCCCATTGGGACGCGCAATCGCGTCCACCACGTAATCGTGGACTTCCTTCGGAAACCCGAGGCTGTCGATGTCCAGATTGACGGCGGAGCGGTCCAGAATACGCAACACCACCGATTCACCGAACTGCGTCGGCAGCGTGGACACGCGCAGGTCGATGTTTTTGCTGCCCATCTGCATGCTGATGCGTCCGTCCTGCGGCAGGCGGCGCTCGGAGATGTTCAGGTTGGCCATGAC
This window of the Verrucomicrobiia bacterium genome carries:
- a CDS encoding type II secretion system F family protein — its product is MPKFSYIAMDQKGKEQKGVLEVASQNEAIARVRDMNLFPTKIVEVDKPKEKGDKKGKAKVAAKPGAKKKGQINFNLKIPGTSGVKSKVLTTFTRQLATLVDAGLPLLRGLRVLEKQERNPTLRRTVGELALSVEGGSTFSEALAQHPKIFNRLYVNMVKAGELGGVLEVVLNRLAEFQEKAQKIKGKVIAAMFYPVAVLVVAVAILAVLTVVVIPKFKEVFAGLGEGRPLPAFTTFVLNVSDTIRTHFVYTAIGVAAVFIGFMLFIRTKFGRRVWDKFKLKMPVVGPVISKVAISRFTRTLGTLVSSGVPILQALTIVKETSGNVILANAVGAVHESVKEGETITAPLEASGVFPPMVVSMVDVGEQTGALPEMMMKIADNFDDEVDNAVAAMTSLLEPIMIIFLAVIVGSIVIAMFLPLIDLMNNLGGSGDSGD
- a CDS encoding ATPase, T2SS/T4P/T4SS family is translated as MAEILNPLLELVREQGLIDDLQYEEVSSEHKRSGEPVFQILQNFGIMDGDSILQAMANHVAAEVVSLRNKDIPPEVIALLPAAQARALECIPVEFDGHTVKVAALDPLNPTRIDEIGFVMKRDVQLVVADPEEIKKAIDKYYGEDTGGSFADLLKEIGADEEIAMEVKQVEAQDDDAIVAQLADAAPIVKFVNMVLFQAAKDRASDVHFEPFEHEFRIRYRVDGALYEMSPPPKHLALPVISRIKVMANLNISERRLPQDGRISMQMGSKNIDLRVSTLPTQFGESVVLRILDRSAVNLDIDSLGFPKEVHDYVVDAIARPNGIFVVTGPTGSGKTTTLYSCLRRVNVIDTKLLTAEDPVEFDLEGVMQVAVNEAVGMTFSKALRSFLRQDPDIIMVGEMRDVETAQIAIQASLTGHLVLSTLHTNDAPGAVTRLIDMGVEPFLISSTLVAVLAQRLVRRVCANCKTPFEPTEAQLAMLNLSPHDLGDKLFYYGRGCSNCNDTGYKGRKGIYELLVISDAVRSLINERAPTVVVRQKAVELGMVTLREDGLRSIFEGDTSIEEVVKYT